A single region of the Anaerolineales bacterium genome encodes:
- a CDS encoding SMI1/KNR4 family protein, protein MKLEDVKISGGELNPITHDVVSDVEARLNITFPVGYREFITTFGQGFFCESYIRVYPPRRILKEYRNFQKRWAEYWFWDDGRDVLSKVKALQAIIIADTMEGDELIFCPDEPDRLYVLPRNKDTIFHVGTTLFEALEWLCRSGILIEPMQDNTFEPFEWEW, encoded by the coding sequence ATGAAGCTGGAAGATGTGAAGATCTCTGGCGGCGAACTCAACCCGATTACGCATGATGTGGTGTCGGATGTTGAGGCAAGGCTCAACATCACTTTCCCAGTTGGCTATCGTGAATTTATCACGACCTTTGGGCAGGGTTTCTTTTGTGAAAGTTATATTCGCGTCTATCCCCCACGCCGCATCCTCAAGGAATATCGGAATTTTCAGAAACGATGGGCGGAATACTGGTTTTGGGATGATGGGCGAGATGTTCTGTCCAAAGTAAAGGCGCTGCAAGCCATCATCATTGCCGATACGATGGAAGGCGACGAACTCATTTTTTGCCCGGATGAACCTGATCGACTCTATGTGCTTCCCCGCAATAAAGATACCATTTTCCATGTGGGAACAACTCTGTTTGAGGCGCTGGAATGGCTGTGTCGTTCTGGGATATTGATTGAACCCATGCAGGACAATACATTTGAACCCTTTGAATGGGAGTGGTAA
- a CDS encoding pentapeptide repeat-containing protein, translating into MSKLTRQDVETLIEKTRVILTDFEGMGLNLKGCDLSDADLHGLDLQGACLESACLDRANLQGAYLGEANLVNASLVNANLQSADIKKARLDGANLTGANLKNADIRGASLKSTIITQEQLRSARRYFWQ; encoded by the coding sequence ATGTCAAAATTAACCCGGCAGGACGTTGAGACCCTGATTGAAAAGACCCGTGTGATTTTGACGGATTTTGAAGGGATGGGACTAAACCTTAAGGGCTGTGATTTGAGTGATGCTGATCTGCACGGTCTGGATTTACAGGGTGCATGTCTGGAATCAGCCTGCCTTGATCGTGCGAACCTGCAAGGCGCTTATCTCGGAGAAGCAAATCTCGTAAACGCCAGTCTGGTTAATGCAAATCTTCAGAGCGCTGACATCAAGAAAGCCAGGTTAGACGGAGCCAATTTGACCGGGGCAAACCTGAAGAATGCGGATATTCGAGGCGCGTCGCTTAAAAGCACAATCATCACGCAGGAGCAGCTTCGATCAGCTCGCAGGTATTTCTGGCAGTAG
- a CDS encoding HEAT repeat domain-containing protein, whose translation MSEELDPQWRTISRFQPDEVDTETLLRLLKHDDWQVRFNAARVLRFNPDARALDELLKLFKREKHGAVRHMVALALGALHEAGVEVPLFADLHNPAVETRRNLAIKRLKELKVSVSVEHEDYIQLMIPHKLAAECFIEVGFLMAQLTEASFPDAYAPIAESVPSSVLPVWSDPIVEFVESYPHGMKFRIYRRTG comes from the coding sequence ATGAGCGAAGAGCTTGACCCACAGTGGCGCACGATTTCGCGCTTTCAGCCGGACGAAGTAGACACTGAAACCTTGCTCAGGCTGCTGAAACATGACGACTGGCAGGTGCGTTTCAACGCGGCGCGGGTGCTGCGGTTCAATCCCGATGCGCGAGCACTCGATGAGCTGTTGAAGTTGTTCAAACGTGAAAAACACGGTGCGGTGCGTCATATGGTCGCGCTGGCACTGGGGGCATTACATGAAGCGGGTGTTGAAGTCCCGCTGTTCGCTGACCTCCATAACCCCGCTGTCGAAACCCGGCGCAATCTGGCGATCAAACGACTGAAAGAATTGAAAGTCAGTGTTTCCGTTGAGCATGAGGACTACATTCAACTGATGATTCCGCACAAACTGGCGGCGGAGTGTTTCATCGAAGTCGGGTTTCTTATGGCACAACTGACAGAGGCATCATTTCCCGATGCTTATGCGCCAATTGCCGAAAGTGTGCCTTCATCTGTGCTGCCTGTATGGTCAGATCCTATCGTTGAATTTGTTGAGAGCTACCCACACGGCATGAAGTTTCGGATTTATCGACGTACAGGATAA